tcattcaaatattgaattaaatattataatatataaatttcaACAATTccccacatgaatgaaaaattaggaagaatttgagagtacagGCAGAAAAGAGATGCATCGGGAGAGGTGACTCTTGGACTTAAACCTACCATGGTGAATACTTATCAgatttacttggtgacgcagtgAATATagaatcttgaactgttcaccacagtagtaaaccgagacaataAGCAACACACATCACTAACCCTATATATTCCGattcatacggttgtgttcattttggtcctgaacaaatcctggattcatgagagctttagagaatttagtcATCTCATACTCATAGAAGCGACCCACTTTTACTCTCACTTAGGTAACCACTGATTAAGAATAGTCTGCtttatttctcttatttataagatatcactgtcattaagtataaatatacaacCTAAAACGTCTGCAGACAACACacttcttccatcataggaataaggtatatagtgtgttaacttctttgaatcatacccaaccagtttgcctattgaatttagaccatgggatctccaatcaactaagttaggtttccgctcggctgattcattagttatgttggctttagcctcattcccctcgatgatcaacttactctctagtctAACCTTTAATAATTGGATCCACTACTAGGTTGACTATTTTTAATGGTGTGCACAATCCATTTGATGAAATTATACTTCATATGAGAGTAGTTGTTTCTCAATTTTAAGTCCTCAAAAGTATATATATGTTGGGACTTTTGTAAGTAATTTGCTATTACTAGGAAGTAGACTtcccccacatttaaggtatttgTAAGTTGGTCTCTAACCTTGTCATACCTTAAACAATTACTCATTACAAGAGATGACATTTTGATTGTCTCACTCAATTAGCAAATTACATTTCCATTCTTCTTATGCATATCTCATATCTTAAAGATAAATAAGCAACCCCCACAATGCTTTCATAATTGTGGTTAATTCTTAACTATATCGTTGAATTGATCACATTTGTAGTTTAAGAAGAAGGAAATGATTAAGATATAGACTCTATCTTCTTATATATAGACTCTATCTATCATCTTAGGCCTTAATATGCCTCACTACTCGGTTCTAGACAAAGCACTTCTTGAGTTTAGGCTTTGGCCTATCAAAGTGACTATGCAAAGTATTCTAATACTTTCGAAGTCTCTTTATTTCCTTCAACATAGGTCTTGACCCCCACAATTTAATAGTCATCTTACTAAGAGGAGAGCAACTTCATCCCAAATAATGAAGCTTTATGCCTTGACTAATGAAACATCACTTCTGATGCCGCATATATGGAAGCTTCTTGATACGATGTCATGTGGTAATTCAAGACAAAACTTTTGCTGAATTATTTGACTTCTTGCCAACATTGATGGAGGCGTCtgatatataataaaaataataaaaaattgttgCAACGCCCATATTCACGCTCATATGAAATGGCCTAAGAGACATGTGATATATGCAAATCAATTCATTTAATCACACCAAACAATACTTATGAACTTGCCGGAACCACCAACTACATCAATCGAAAATGATTCTATTGGTAAAAAAGCACCGAATGCCTTCTCATGAAATCATCCGTAGGCATATCCTATCAAAAGAGCACCATAAAGGCAAACTCAAAAGGAAAATGCATACTTATATATACATGCAGGGCCCACAAGCGTAAATTATCTTCGCATATCGAAGATCAAGAACTTCCCACGACTATACACAAGGACAAGACATTTTGGCTATTGTCATATTTCTGCTTGCCTTGTTACTTCAGAACAACCATATGCATGACACACCACTTCAAGCTTTTGTGGAAGTCTTTGCGATTTCGGCAACAAACATCATATGGTGGCTTTTCACCCAAAGATACGTGTATCTACTCAAATAACGAAGCCAAAATGATGCTATTCAAAGGGCACCATCATAACTACCGAAGGTTACAGTATGAGAAAGAATTATCATCTCCATAACCAGCAACCGAATTGTTACAGTTTGAATGAACCAAATCCATGACCCTACGATGGAAACGATCGTGCCTTTCTCATACATGGGTTCTCAATTTGTTTCCTTATCTGGCCAGAGATACAAACTGAAAACTAATCAAAGCACATTAGGAGAGTCGCATACAGTTTCATTGAGTAAccaatttttcaatttgaaAAGTCGTAACTACGTAATTATAATTTCAAGAGTTTAAGTCCAGACAATTTCCACTCATTCTGAAACTCAAGTATTTAATCTTGAATCTAACGTAGACAAAATTGACAGAACGAGTATCATATATGTTTATCTAGTCGTGTGTCTCAAACCAGATCAATAAAAGGAAGCCACATAGAATCAAAACTACCTTTTCTCCAAATGTATTTATAGCAGCacgcacatatatatacatgcacatCATCTTAGGAACCTGCAAATATATTAGAGaagtgtttcttttttttttttcttttttttttcttttttttttcaaatgatggCTAGACTCATTCAATATCTAACGATGTCAGTTTTTCTACATCATGAGATTGCACGCATCCATATCTTCTGAATGTTCCATAAAGTATTCTATATTTagattgttggagcaatatcagaaaatatgaaaaataacaatGTAATTCCaaatgataataatcataaagaaatttacaacatcaattataaatgagattaatataaacaactagagagaaagttagaataactgacaaacttggaaattgaggcttgcataaatgaaatgtcctaaagatagaatttcgcccctactcttgtgcttgtaatTCGGTAGGCATCCATCTCCTAGGATTCAAGAAtttataatccgaagtcaaagcacttcaattttcggactctggcgaactttatatattccgtactctcaagacacgatTCGGAATTTGACAAACGAAGCATGAGAGAAATAAAATGGGGGAACCCTATTTctcaaaagtaaaaattaacCCTAATTTTCTATTTACTTAATGCCATGATTTCATGAGGTTAAATAAAACCGAAGGCATTGATTTCATGATCTCAtttataatccgaagtcaaagcacttcaatcttcggactctagcgaactttatatattccgtactctcaagacacgatTCGAAATTTGACAAACGAAgcatgagagaaataaagtgggggaaccctatttctcaaaagtaaaaattaacCCTAATTTTCTATTTACTTAATGCCATGATTTCATGAGGTTAAATAAAACCGAAGGCATTGATTGACGAAGAGATGCATGCATACATCTTCTAGATGGCACCATTTAAAAGGTCCATACTCAATGTGGTGCCACTTTGTATAAGATGGCACCCACTTAATGACAAATACGGTTTGATACAAACGGTTAAAGTATTTCATTCaaatattgaattaaatattataattattaatattataatatataaattcCAACATTGACAACAATAATTTCTAGCTAAAACTTTTAAGTGGTTATGTGatgtttgatgaatttttatttttgattgaCCAGTCGACTCTTCACTATAGACTTCAAGACAATAATTATTCCAAAAACAAAGGCAAATAAGGACATAAACTGAATCAAAGGGCATGAAATATTTCATAAAATCCGTTAATAAGAACTTCATCAAAGTGCTTGAACAGGACGACGGTTTAACTGCACACTTCTTGCAGCgtccttcaaaaacttgattttgatttttttgagcGTCGCTACAACTTCTCGTATGCTTATCCTCTCGTGTGGTGGTTCTGCAGACCAAACAAGAGCTAATCGCAAAACGGACGATAAGCAATCTATCTTAGTCAAACACTCGTGATCTTGCTCTTGTGCTACCAGTAGATTGGCATCCACAACTTCAGCCATTGCTTCTGATGATAGTGAATTTGCAACCCATTGCTTTAGATTCATTTCCTCAACAAACATCTCATTTGTAGGCTTCATTTTTGTGAATGTTTCCATGACTACAATACCAAAACTGTACACATCCCCTTGCGTCAAAACAATTCCATCCATTCCATACTCTGCAATATTAATATACCGAAGAAAGTTAGAAGTTCAGTTCTTCATGATTATAAGGACAACATGTATAAAATTGAAAGATATATAACTAGCAAGTAGATCACCTGGAGCCATATAACCAACTATGGCTAGGGTCATGGTTTGGGTCATGGGATCCCCTAAACCCAAGATTTTTGCAATGCCAAAATCCGCAACATGTGCAACCATATCATCATCTAGAAGTATATTTCTTGGCTTCAAATCACAATGAACAATTGGTACTGAATAACCATGGTGTAGGTATTCCAATGCCAATGCAACATCTACCATTATATTCAACCTCTTTAGGATATCAAAAGAAGAGTTTTGAGAATACAACCACTTCTCAAGGCTCCCATTAGGCATGTAGTTCAGCACCAAGGCTTTGAAATCCAATTGGCTGCAACAGCTGATGATTTTAATAAGATTTCGGTGCCGAATATTGCTTGGCATTTCACATtccctctcaaagctcttgAAAGCCCCTTCTAGCTGCAAATCGAAAATCTATACTGGAACATCTATCCCAACTGACAATATCCCTTTATATACTGAGCCAAAACCCCCACTTCCAATTAAGCTGCTCTCATTAAATCCATTTGTCGCCCTTAGAAGTTCAAGTTGTGAAACTCTTCTCCAAAGCAATTAAGTTAACAGTAGCCTCTGTTGCaactttatcttttcttttcctatgCAGTATAAATATAGATACAAAGGCTACAAAGAAGATTCCTGTTACGATTATTCCTGGAATAATATATTTCAAATTGGATGATCTAGCTTTCCTTGAATTTGGTTGAAGTGTACTGTCTTTGCATGGAGGGACATGGAGTCGAGCTGCCCCACACAGCGCCTTATTCGAGACAAATGATAGAGCAGATAAGTTTCTGAACGGACCACCTTCTGGAATTTCCCCTTGGAGTTCGTTGAAAGACAAATTCAGGTACTTTATGATGAAACtgagattccaccataaaactaattggtaatATATGGAGTAGTccaagatcatataagcacatagcaaactttGTCCCTCACCAATGTAGAACAATTCTCAACACGCCTCCGcacgtgtggcgaattttcaagcctacacatGGACAACAACTGGGTGACATGTAGCTTGTGtggccgttgggcttcacacgtggacaacattgctctgataccatgatgaaattggggttccaccataaaaccaattggcaatatggagagtagcccaagatcatataagcacatagcaaactttgtccctcaccgatgtgggacaactctcaacacgccccaCACGTGTGAccgattttcaagcctacacgtggacaacaactgggtgacgtggagcgcgTGGGTGACGTGGAACGCGTGtggccgttgggcttcacacgtggacaaccttgctctaataccatgatgaaattggagttccatcataaaaccaattgataatatggggagtagcccaaaaccatataagcacatagcaaaccttgtctcTCACCGATATGCAGTAGCGAAGCCAGGAATTGTCGGGGGGAGgggcgaaatttttttttcccgaacaaacgatattatctacactaagggggtgggGGAATGGGCTAAGCCtgacaatgagctagcaataatgtggttcaaatttgactttggcgagaatcaaacctaagtcctctcacttacaagtgaagagaaatatcactagaccatagCACTGGTGGCGGGTTGGGGCGAACTTAAAAGAGTACAAGGTTAAAAAAGATTAGCCAATATTTCATCAAACTCAGTGTCCTCACTTTATTGGGAACTACCCGGAATAGTCGAAGAGGACTACCTGAAATGTTTAAAGGATGACCACTTGGAATATTTGGAGGAGGGTTtaagcattgtttcttataaTATCATTACATTACGTAATTGTATACTATGGAAAAAAAAGTCTTAGATTCTTAATCAATACCAATATCATATAAATTATTCATTAgacaaaattcaattcaattaatcaatatcAATGAgaataatcaagaattcaattttTACTTTAAATAACAAGTTTATTCATCAATAATTATAAGATTTCATATTCATATTCAATAATTAATAACCATATTGATTAATTACTCTATGATTCTACgtcaaataaacaaaatttcaaattaaataaGCAATTAGGGTGGCTAACATAAATTTGGAAATTAAAAACTTCATCTAAGAGAAAGGGGGCCAAGAATGGCGGCTGGAGGCTGGCTGCTTGCGGCTTGGATGGCTTAAAAGCTTGAAGTTGAAGCCTTAATGTCTGGTAGCAGGGGAATGAGGCTGCTTGCTGGGATCTGTTCTGCTGCCatctaattaattttatttttcaattctatAACTAAACGATGTCGTTGaggaaatttttttaactaGGACTAAACGGTGTCGTTTGGTCTGGCTtttgagaaaaatataaaaccaaacGTAGCAGAGCTGCATATCAGCAACAAACCCAGATCTGGATGAACACAGATGAAACCACCGCACCAACAAgcacttattttatttttcaattctatAACTAAACGATGTCGTTGaggaaatttttttaactaGGACTAAACGGTGTCGTTTGGTCTGGCTtttgagaaaaatataaaaccaaacGTAGCAGAGCTGCATATCAGCAACAAACCCAGATCTGGATGAACACAGACGGAACCACCGCACCAACAAGCACTTTCGACGGGACCAGAGGGGCGAAACCACCGCTCCTGGACTTGTTTTCCGGTgaggggagtggcggccgccactcctcgccctcacgtgcTTCGCCGCTGCCGatatgggacaactctcaacacgccccgCACGTGTGGccaattttcaagcctacacgtggacaacaactgcgtgacgtggagcgcgtgtggccgtttggcttcacacgaggacaacctagctctgataccatgatgaaattgaggttccaccataaaaccaattggcaatatagggagtagcccaagatcatataagcacatagcaaatcttgtccctcaccaatgtgggacaactctcaacacttTAGACAAATTCAGGTACTTTAGATTTAGAAGTGCTTCAAGCGTACAAGGCCTCTCAAGTTGCCGAATGAAATGGGAATAGGGCCTTCTAAATTATTATTTGCCAAGGACATAGTAACCATATCTAGAAGATCCCCAATGGTGCTTGGTACAATACCAAAAATAAATGGTTGCTTGATAAATCCAAGTATGACAAAACTTTCAATTTGCCTATATCTTGTGACAGAGATCCATTTATAAGATTGGATGACAAGTTAAAGAACCAAATTTGTTCAAGTTCCCACAAGGTCGATGGTATTGTAGAAGTTAACAAACTGGACGCTAATGATAGCCTTCGAAGATTTTCAGATAGATTACCTAGGCAAGAAGGTATAAAACCTGTTGGACACATCTATCCCACGTCGGCCAAGAGGGAAGGAGGAAAGCCATTTAAATatgattaccccactctaactaataccaaggccttttgtgataaaaccccacacctgaggattgtgcaggtggttaagtgaggacaatatcggtgttgttggagtgggccctcGGCTTGTCAACCTGAAAAAttctatatggtatcagagTCGGGGGATGGACCGGTATTGCCATGTGATTGGGTGGGTCCCTGTTTGGCCTCGCGCGATGGGTGAGCTCCGAtatggctccacgtggttgccgaTGTATGGATCTCCACGTGTGACCCAAAAAATGTGGACGTGCAGGGGAGTGTTGGAAACATCCATCCCACATCGGCCATGAGGGAAGGAGGAAAGCTATTTAAATAGGATtgccccactctaactaacaccaaggctcctgaggattgtgcaggtggttaaatGGGGACAATATCGATGTTGTTGGAGTGAGTCCTTGGCCCGTCGACCTGAAAAATTCTACAAAACCAGAAAGTTGATTCTCACTTAAATATAAATCAGCTAGTTTGGTTAGTTGACAAAGTTCATTGGGGATATATCCTTGCaatttgttatcaaacaaatacaaACCTTGGAGACTCCCTAGtcttcccaaagaagttggaattAACCCACTCAATTGATTGGATGCCAGCTTTATGGATATCACGCTGCTAAAGTTGCCAATTTCAATGGGAATGCTACCCTTCAATTTGCAATGGTCTAAAGTAAGCAATTGAAACGATGTAGAGAGATTCCGAAAAGAAACAGGAAGATGAGCGTTTAGCGGATTACGTCCCTGGATCAATACCCTAAGATTTCTAAGACTAGCGAAACAGCAAAGGATGTTTACTTCTGGAGTTGAAGTGTGAATTGTCAAATTATTTTTGTATAGGCTAAGATACTCAAGGTTTGTTAAGGCACATAGCTTGTTAAGAATAAACCCGGAAAAAGAGTTTTCACTCATGTCTACATGAGTGAGCTTTGAAGCATTAGAGATAAAGATGGGAATTACTCCACTGAGTTTATTCATTCCTACGAATATCTTTTGTATGTTTGGAATCCCAAGGCCTATGTCTGCCGGGAGGCGGCCTGAAAGGTGATTACCAACAAGTGAAATTCCTATCAGCTTAGACGTATTGAAGATTGTGGATGGAATTGGGCCACTGAGATTGTTAAAATTGAGTGACAAATATTGTAAATTTTGAAGATCACCAAGCTCATACGGTAGAGTACCTGCCACAATTAGTATTAATTAGCACCCAAATTCTGTTCTTAATCTATTTCAACAGTAATTTAGTGCTTGATCAGTAGAAAATTGGAACTTTGTGTATGAACTTTTCTAATCTATTATATAATTTGTCATGAGTTTGACTCCATTTGAGTTTTAAGTTTTGACTTAATGTTTCAGGTAGTCCTCTGTAATATTAGACAATCATCTTCTCAGTGTTGGCATCCATTTTGTTCGAAATACAATAGGACTTTCCTTGCTATGATACAAATAATATTacaaaaataaagctataacAGTATTGTGAACCATTACTATTCATTTATCTTTATGCTCTATACTAATGAGAATAAAACCGAAAAGGTAGTTAGTTTGATAGctatttcgtttttagtttttagtttttatgttTAAGACATGAGGAAGTATATGGAAAAAGAGGGATGGAGAAAGGTGATAGGACATAGAGGAAGACATATAgaagaatgaattgaaaaaaatcttgaaagtatataaaataacttaaattggtttttgattttttttttcattttgtttttttcattaTATACACTCTCCCGCTATCCTTTACACTTCTATATCCTAATATCTCCTATTTCTGAGATTCAGCTCTGCGTTGCTTTGATTCgtcccttt
This is a stretch of genomic DNA from Malus domestica chromosome 02, GDT2T_hap1. It encodes these proteins:
- the LOC103404007 gene encoding putative receptor-like protein kinase At3g47110 — encoded protein: MPSNIRHRNLIKIISCCSQLDFKALVLNYMPNGSLEKWLYSQNSSFDILKRLNIMVDVALALEYLHHGYSVPIVHCDLKPRNILLDDDMVAHVADFGIAKILGLGDPMTQTMTLAIVGYMAPEYGMDGIVLTQGDVYSFGIVVMETFTKMKPTNEMFVEEMNLKQWVANSLSSEAMAEVVDANLLVAQEQDHECLTKIDCLSSVLRLALVWSAEPPHERISIREVVATLKKIKIKFLKDAARSVQLNRRPVQAL